The following coding sequences are from one Ancylobacter sp. TS-1 window:
- a CDS encoding TlpA disulfide reductase family protein: protein MTERPEDATGPGTTGQARPRGRFALLVSAALLLGVLAGLAGVYGIGGVGRNVVATGPAVPPAAGGADMGNQAGGVDDQCRAASEAGKRLAAFATGELAAFAPTLKPTRIPDLAFLAPDGTPVKLSQVGGDGLKLVNIWATWCVPCRKEMPALDQLQATLGRKGSGDVPGFEVVALNIDTRDPAKPKVFFDEIGIKNLALYADPKAQAFQDLRAVGRGFGLPTTMLIDATGCEIGHIAGPAEWASPDAIALIRAALGS, encoded by the coding sequence ATGACCGAACGACCTGAGGACGCGACGGGGCCCGGGACGACGGGACAGGCGCGGCCGAGAGGCCGTTTCGCCCTGCTGGTGTCGGCCGCGCTGCTCCTCGGCGTCCTCGCCGGGCTGGCAGGCGTATACGGGATCGGAGGCGTCGGGCGCAACGTCGTTGCCACCGGGCCCGCCGTGCCGCCGGCAGCCGGCGGGGCCGATATGGGCAATCAGGCCGGTGGGGTGGACGATCAGTGCCGTGCGGCCAGCGAGGCCGGCAAGCGCCTCGCCGCCTTCGCCACCGGGGAACTCGCCGCCTTCGCGCCGACGCTCAAGCCGACCCGCATTCCCGACCTCGCCTTCCTCGCCCCCGACGGCACGCCGGTGAAGCTGTCGCAGGTCGGCGGCGACGGGCTGAAGCTCGTGAACATCTGGGCGACCTGGTGCGTGCCGTGCCGCAAGGAGATGCCGGCGCTCGACCAGTTGCAGGCGACGCTCGGCCGCAAGGGCAGCGGCGACGTGCCCGGCTTCGAGGTGGTGGCGCTCAACATCGACACCCGCGATCCGGCCAAGCCGAAGGTCTTCTTCGACGAGATCGGCATCAAGAATCTGGCGCTCTATGCCGACCCCAAGGCGCAGGCGTTCCAGGACCTGCGCGCGGTGGGGCGCGGCTTCGGCCTGCCGACCACCATGCTGATCGACGCCACCGGCTGCGAGATCGGCCACATTGCCGGCCCGGCCGAATGGGCGAGCCCGGACGCCATCGCGCTGATCAGGGCCGCACTGGGAAGCTAG
- the argH gene encoding argininosuccinate lyase, giving the protein MSNKMWGGRFETGPDAIMEEINASIGFDQRLYAQDIAGSKAHASMLAAQGIIDRADAEKIVAGLDTILSEIDSGDFTFQRALEDIHMNVESRLATLLGPAAGRLHTARSRNDQVATDFRLYVRDTIDTLDTQLKDLQLALAEKALIHSGTVMPGFTHLQTAQPVTFGHHLLAYVEMLGRDRGRLKDARARLNECPLGAAALAGTSFPIDRFATASALGFDRPTANSLDSVSDRDFVLETLASASICAMHLSRFAEEIVIWTSPLVGLMKLSDRFTSGSSIMPQKRNPDAAELVRAKIGRIAGAFNGLLMVMKGLALAYAKDMQEDKEGTFDALSTLSLMIAATSGMVRDMVPDEKRMKAAAGSGYSTATDLADWLVRVLGLPFREAHHVTGRIVALASAKDAPLHKLSLAEMQSVEPRITAEVFGVLSVSKSVASRVSYGGTAPKNVRAQARRWLKLLAKA; this is encoded by the coding sequence ATGAGCAACAAGATGTGGGGCGGCCGCTTCGAGACCGGCCCCGATGCGATCATGGAGGAGATAAACGCCTCCATCGGTTTCGACCAGCGGCTATACGCGCAGGACATTGCGGGGTCGAAGGCGCATGCCTCGATGCTGGCGGCACAGGGGATCATCGACAGGGCTGATGCCGAAAAGATCGTCGCCGGTCTAGACACGATCCTGTCAGAGATCGATTCCGGCGACTTCACCTTCCAGCGCGCGCTGGAAGACATCCACATGAACGTCGAGTCGCGCCTCGCCACCCTGCTCGGCCCCGCCGCCGGGCGCCTGCACACCGCCCGCTCCCGCAACGACCAGGTGGCGACCGATTTCCGGCTCTATGTGCGCGACACCATCGACACGCTGGACACCCAGCTCAAGGACCTCCAGCTCGCGCTGGCCGAGAAGGCGCTGATCCATTCCGGCACGGTGATGCCCGGCTTCACGCACCTTCAGACCGCCCAGCCCGTGACCTTCGGCCACCATCTTCTGGCCTATGTCGAGATGCTCGGGCGCGACCGCGGCCGGCTCAAGGACGCCCGCGCGCGGCTCAACGAGTGCCCGCTCGGCGCCGCCGCGCTGGCCGGCACCTCTTTCCCCATCGACCGTTTCGCCACCGCGAGCGCCCTCGGCTTCGACCGCCCGACGGCGAACTCGCTCGATTCGGTCTCCGACCGCGACTTCGTGCTGGAGACGCTGGCCAGCGCCTCGATCTGCGCCATGCACCTCTCCCGCTTCGCCGAGGAGATCGTGATCTGGACCTCGCCGCTGGTGGGGCTGATGAAGCTCTCCGACCGCTTCACCTCCGGCTCCTCGATCATGCCGCAGAAGCGCAACCCCGACGCCGCCGAGCTGGTGCGCGCCAAGATCGGCCGAATCGCGGGTGCTTTCAATGGCTTGCTGATGGTGATGAAGGGGCTGGCGCTGGCCTATGCCAAGGACATGCAGGAGGACAAGGAAGGCACGTTCGACGCCCTCTCCACCCTCTCGCTGATGATCGCCGCCACATCCGGCATGGTGCGCGACATGGTGCCGGACGAGAAGCGGATGAAGGCGGCGGCCGGTTCCGGCTATTCCACCGCCACCGATCTCGCCGACTGGCTGGTGCGCGTGCTCGGCCTGCCCTTCCGCGAGGCGCACCACGTCACCGGCCGCATCGTCGCGCTGGCCTCGGCCAAGGACGCGCCGCTGCACAAGCTCTCGCTGGCCGAGATGCAGTCGGTCGAGCCGCGCATCACGGCGGAAGTGTTCGGCGTGCTCTCGGTGTCGAAATCGGTGGCGAGCCGCGTCTCCTATGGCGGCACCGCGCCGAAGAATGTGCGCGCGCAGGCACGCCGCTGGCTGAAGCTGCTGGCGAAGGCGTAA
- a CDS encoding heavy metal translocating P-type ATPase, with the protein MSAVKTRYRIEGMDCASCAAKIDTAVRRVKGVEEVSVSVTAGTMTVAHEAADLVLLETRVAGLGYGIVRLTAASVAAPVAPTQDQDHDHDHDHAHVHGAGCAGGHDHDHDHHHAHDHSHDHSHAQVPAAPARAAPEAHGHAHLPGDVPWWKTGKARLTLVCGAALAAAYGLGHFFPGLDPWIFIAALSVGLVPIARRALMAALSGTPFSIETLMTIAAVGAVIIGASEEAAAVVFLFLVGELLEGVAAGRARDSIRALTSLVPKTARRVEGASTREVPADSLAVGDVILVRPGERIPADGEVLEGAGSVNEAPLTGESVPVAKQAGDAVFAGTVNGEAALTVRTTTEPSDNTIARVVRLVEEAQESKAPTERFIDRFARWYTPFVVLLAALVAVVPPLLFSASWDEWIYKGLALLLIGCPCALVISTPAAIAAGLASGARRGLLIKGGAVLEVLRTVNAVALDKTGTLTEGKPKVTDVVAFEGEEAALLARAAALEAGSTHPLASAILNEAAARGLVAPPVSAAGALGGEGVSGTVDGAALFLGSPKAAGARAPLSAEQSAAIHSLNDDGKTVAVLLADGRAAGLIAMRDEPRPDAAAGLAALTAAGIRTVMLTGDNERTAKAIGAALGIEVRAGLMPADKQAIIGEMKAQGLVVAKVGDGINDAPALAAADVGIAMGGGTDVALETADAAVLHGRVGDVAAMIDLSRATMGNIHQNITLALGLKAVFLVTTIAGITGLWPAILADTGATVLVTANALRLLGRKAG; encoded by the coding sequence ATGTCCGCCGTGAAGACCCGCTACCGCATCGAGGGAATGGACTGCGCGTCCTGTGCCGCGAAGATCGACACGGCGGTGCGGCGGGTGAAGGGCGTGGAGGAGGTCTCGGTCTCCGTGACCGCCGGCACGATGACCGTCGCGCACGAGGCGGCGGACCTTGTCCTGCTGGAGACTCGGGTCGCGGGGCTGGGCTACGGCATCGTGCGGCTGACGGCGGCGAGCGTAGCGGCACCCGTGGCGCCGACCCAAGACCAAGACCACGACCACGACCACGACCACGCGCATGTGCACGGCGCCGGCTGTGCCGGGGGGCACGACCATGACCACGACCACCACCACGCGCATGACCACAGCCACGATCACAGTCACGCTCAGGTTCCGGCGGCGCCGGCGCGCGCCGCGCCGGAGGCTCATGGTCACGCCCACCTGCCGGGTGATGTGCCGTGGTGGAAGACCGGCAAGGCGCGCCTGACCCTGGTCTGCGGCGCGGCGCTGGCGGCGGCCTATGGGCTCGGCCATTTCTTCCCCGGGCTCGACCCGTGGATCTTCATCGCCGCGCTCTCGGTCGGCCTCGTCCCGATCGCCCGCCGGGCGCTGATGGCGGCGCTGTCGGGCACGCCCTTCTCCATCGAGACGCTGATGACCATCGCCGCCGTCGGCGCCGTCATCATCGGCGCCTCGGAGGAGGCGGCCGCCGTGGTGTTCCTGTTCCTCGTCGGCGAGTTGCTGGAGGGCGTCGCCGCCGGACGGGCGCGCGATTCGATCCGCGCCCTCACCAGCCTGGTGCCGAAGACCGCCCGCCGCGTCGAGGGCGCCTCCACCCGCGAGGTGCCGGCGGACAGCCTCGCGGTCGGCGACGTCATCCTCGTGCGGCCCGGCGAGCGCATTCCCGCCGATGGCGAGGTGCTGGAGGGCGCCGGCTCGGTGAACGAGGCGCCGCTGACCGGCGAGAGCGTGCCGGTCGCCAAGCAGGCGGGCGATGCGGTCTTCGCCGGCACGGTGAACGGCGAGGCGGCGCTGACCGTGCGCACCACCACCGAACCCTCCGACAACACCATCGCCCGCGTGGTCCGCCTCGTCGAGGAGGCGCAGGAGAGCAAGGCGCCGACCGAGCGCTTCATCGACCGCTTCGCCCGCTGGTACACGCCCTTCGTGGTGCTGCTGGCGGCGCTGGTCGCCGTGGTGCCGCCGCTGCTGTTCAGCGCCTCATGGGACGAATGGATCTACAAGGGCCTCGCCTTGCTGCTGATCGGCTGCCCCTGCGCGCTGGTGATCTCGACGCCAGCCGCCATCGCGGCGGGTCTCGCCTCCGGCGCGCGGCGCGGGCTGCTGATCAAGGGCGGCGCGGTGCTGGAGGTGCTGCGCACGGTGAACGCGGTGGCGCTCGACAAGACCGGCACGCTGACCGAGGGCAAGCCGAAAGTGACGGATGTGGTGGCCTTCGAGGGCGAGGAGGCGGCGCTGCTTGCGCGCGCGGCCGCGCTGGAGGCCGGCTCCACCCACCCGCTGGCGAGCGCCATACTGAACGAGGCCGCCGCGCGCGGGCTTGTCGCGCCGCCGGTGAGCGCCGCCGGCGCGCTGGGCGGGGAGGGGGTGAGCGGCACGGTCGACGGCGCCGCGCTGTTCCTCGGCTCGCCGAAGGCGGCGGGCGCACGCGCGCCGCTGAGCGCGGAGCAGAGCGCCGCCATCCACTCCTTGAACGATGACGGCAAGACCGTCGCCGTGCTGCTGGCCGACGGGCGCGCCGCCGGCCTCATCGCCATGCGCGACGAGCCGCGTCCCGACGCGGCCGCCGGGCTGGCGGCGCTGACGGCGGCGGGCATCCGCACGGTGATGCTGACCGGCGACAACGAGCGCACGGCGAAGGCCATCGGCGCCGCTCTGGGCATCGAGGTGCGCGCCGGGCTGATGCCGGCCGACAAGCAGGCCATCATCGGCGAGATGAAGGCCCAGGGCCTCGTCGTCGCCAAGGTCGGCGACGGCATCAACGACGCGCCGGCGCTGGCGGCGGCCGATGTCGGCATCGCCATGGGCGGAGGCACCGATGTCGCGCTGGAGACGGCGGACGCCGCCGTGCTGCACGGGAGGGTCGGCGACGTCGCGGCGATGATCGATCTGTCGCGCGCCACCATGGGCAATATCCACCAGAACATCACGCTGGCGCTGGGGCTGAAGGCGGTGTTCCTCGTCACCACCATCGCCGGTATCACCGGCCTGTGGCCGGCGATCCTCGCCGACACCGGCGCCACCGTGCTGGTGACGGCGAACGCCCTGCGGCTGCTGGGGCGGAAGGCGGGGTGA
- a CDS encoding helix-turn-helix domain-containing protein, with translation MATAAEQFTIGEAARTSGVKVPTIRYYEEIGLLPAPPRTEGGRRAYGGDDMRRLAFIRHARELGFEIEAIRTLLRLQDEPGQSCAAADAIARDHLAAVERRIASLTALRAELARMVEGCSHGHVAECRVIEILADHGECRHHHGHAAAGVAGL, from the coding sequence ATGGCAACGGCGGCGGAGCAGTTCACCATCGGCGAGGCCGCGCGCACGAGCGGCGTTAAGGTGCCGACCATCCGCTATTACGAGGAGATCGGCCTGCTCCCCGCGCCGCCGCGCACCGAAGGCGGGCGCCGCGCCTATGGCGGCGACGACATGCGGCGCCTGGCCTTCATCCGCCATGCGCGGGAACTCGGCTTCGAGATCGAGGCTATCCGCACCCTGCTGCGGCTGCAGGACGAGCCCGGCCAGTCCTGCGCGGCGGCGGATGCGATCGCGCGCGATCATCTCGCCGCGGTGGAGCGGCGCATCGCCAGCCTCACGGCGCTGCGCGCCGAGCTGGCGCGCATGGTGGAGGGCTGCTCGCACGGGCATGTCGCCGAATGCCGGGTGATCGAGATTCTCGCCGACCACGGCGAATGCCGGCACCATCACGGGCATGCTGCGGCAGGCGTTGCCGGCCTGTAG
- a CDS encoding tripartite tricarboxylate transporter substrate-binding protein translates to MHRRRFIAGLAASCLGLPSALAAPDAPAARERLTLLLPVPEGGSLALLGHSLAECLGDANVASLLTPKWTSAPLAITRFIDEYSAHSDALLLGGSGLVGSTIVAQQATSLADLAPVARLTTEYAACAVRTDSPFATLGDLLTALRQSPERFSFCGSSRGSADHILAAMIARYAGVPARHLRYQPYVGGVGAIEAVVRGEQDCICAGLGEVRNHLVAGRLRLLGLSAPQRLPGVPVATFVEQGLDIELSNWRGVFAPPGIGAEALNRHIQLMNETVDGAAWKATLFRYNWTGDYLAGPAFGEFVHRDTLRMRDQLTQLGL, encoded by the coding sequence ATGCACCGTCGCCGCTTCATTGCCGGTCTTGCCGCAAGCTGCCTGGGTCTGCCGTCGGCCCTCGCCGCGCCGGACGCGCCGGCGGCTCGCGAGCGCCTGACGCTCCTCCTTCCGGTGCCGGAAGGGGGAAGCCTTGCCTTGCTCGGCCACAGCCTCGCCGAGTGCCTGGGCGACGCCAACGTCGCCTCCCTGCTGACCCCGAAATGGACAAGCGCGCCGCTGGCGATCACGCGCTTCATCGACGAATACTCGGCACACAGCGACGCCCTCCTGCTGGGCGGCTCGGGTCTGGTCGGCTCCACAATCGTCGCGCAGCAGGCCACCAGCCTTGCCGATCTCGCGCCGGTGGCGCGGCTTACCACCGAATACGCCGCCTGCGCCGTGCGAACGGATTCGCCCTTCGCCACGCTGGGCGACCTGCTTACCGCGCTCCGCCAGTCCCCGGAGCGATTCTCCTTCTGCGGCAGCTCGCGGGGCAGCGCCGACCATATCCTCGCCGCCATGATCGCCCGCTACGCCGGCGTGCCCGCCCGTCATCTCCGGTATCAGCCCTATGTGGGCGGCGTGGGAGCCATCGAGGCGGTTGTGCGCGGCGAGCAGGATTGCATCTGCGCCGGCCTCGGCGAGGTGCGCAATCACCTCGTCGCCGGCCGGCTGCGCCTGCTGGGCCTGTCCGCCCCGCAGCGCCTGCCGGGCGTCCCGGTGGCGACCTTCGTCGAGCAGGGGCTCGACATCGAACTCTCCAATTGGCGCGGCGTGTTCGCCCCGCCGGGCATCGGCGCGGAAGCCCTCAATCGCCACATCCAGCTGATGAACGAGACGGTCGACGGTGCGGCCTGGAAGGCGACGCTGTTCCGCTACAACTGGACCGGCGACTATCTCGCCGGTCCTGCCTTCGGCGAGTTCGTGCACCGCGACACCTTGCGGATGCGTGACCAGCTGACCCAGCTCGGGCTCTAG
- a CDS encoding LysR family transcriptional regulator gives MDWDHLRIFLAVARAGQMLAAARQLGLDHATVGRRLGALEAGLGTKLIERRTTGSELTAAGERLLAHAERMETEMLQAQSTLGNVDLALAGTVRIGAPDGFGTYFLAPRLGWLAEEHPSLSIQLAPLPRSFSLPKREVDIAVTLQRPAEGRLVARKLTDYTLGVYAAHSYLERTGPVRTLADIDGRLLVTYVADLVYSPALDYFEAFRETRARRLECASVVGQMEAVRAGAGIGILHDYAARAHPELVRLLPEMAFRRSYWLVTHADIRDLRRIREVEDFIVGAVREQRACFVAAPEPGEPAAA, from the coding sequence ATGGATTGGGATCACCTGCGCATCTTCCTCGCCGTCGCGCGGGCCGGGCAGATGCTGGCGGCGGCGCGCCAGCTCGGGCTCGACCACGCCACCGTCGGCCGGCGGCTCGGCGCGCTGGAGGCGGGGCTCGGCACCAAGCTGATCGAGCGGCGCACCACCGGCAGCGAGCTGACCGCCGCCGGCGAGCGCCTGCTCGCCCATGCCGAGCGGATGGAGACCGAGATGCTGCAGGCGCAGTCGACGCTCGGCAATGTCGACCTCGCGCTGGCCGGCACGGTGCGCATCGGCGCGCCGGACGGCTTCGGCACCTATTTCCTCGCGCCCCGCCTCGGGTGGCTGGCGGAGGAGCACCCGAGCCTGTCCATCCAGCTGGCGCCGCTGCCGCGCAGCTTCTCGCTGCCCAAGCGCGAGGTGGATATCGCCGTCACCTTGCAGCGGCCGGCGGAGGGGCGGCTGGTGGCGCGCAAGCTCACCGACTACACGCTCGGGGTCTATGCGGCGCACAGCTATCTCGAGCGCACCGGCCCGGTGCGGACGCTGGCCGACATCGACGGGCGGCTGCTGGTGACCTATGTGGCGGATCTCGTCTACTCGCCGGCGCTCGACTATTTCGAGGCCTTTCGCGAGACGCGGGCGCGCCGGCTGGAATGCGCCAGCGTGGTCGGCCAGATGGAGGCGGTGCGGGCGGGCGCCGGGATCGGCATCCTGCACGACTACGCCGCGCGGGCGCATCCCGAGCTGGTGCGGCTGCTGCCGGAAATGGCCTTCCGCCGCTCCTACTGGCTGGTCACCCATGCCGACATCCGCGACCTCAGGCGCATTCGCGAGGTGGAGGATTTCATCGTCGGGGCGGTGCGCGAGCAGCGCGCCTGCTTCGTCGCCGCGCCGGAGCCGGGCGAGCCGGCCGCCGCCTGA
- a CDS encoding CoA-acylating methylmalonate-semialdehyde dehydrogenase, whose protein sequence is MAVIGHYIGGKSVGTAGRTAPVFDPSTGAQAGEVLLASAATVGEAVAAAAAAFPGWADTPPLTRARIMFRFKALLERDIDALAAAITREHGKTFEDAKGEVTRGIEVVEFACGIPHLVRGDFTEQVARGVDVFSARHPVGVVAGITPFNFPVMVPMWMFPVALACGNAFVLKPSEKDPTPSLMLAELLAEAGLPAGVFNVVQGDKEAVDTLLTHPDVAAVSFVGSTAIGEYVYKTAAAAGKRAQALCGAKNHLVVMPDADLDKTVDALMGAGYGSAGERCMAVSVAVAVGGVGDALLEKLVPKVRALKVGPGLDPDSEMGPLVTKEHLAKVRGYIDDGVAAGARLVVDGRDLKLQGYENGYFLGGTLFDEVTPQMKIYKEEIFGPVLSVVRVPRYDDALKLVNDHEYGNGAAIFTRDGDAARAFDRDAKAGMIGINVPIPVPVAFHSFGGWKRSIFGDRNVYGMEGVGFYTKLKTTTARWPTGIREGAQFVMPTSG, encoded by the coding sequence ATGGCGGTCATCGGTCACTATATCGGCGGCAAATCCGTTGGAACGGCAGGGCGCACCGCGCCGGTCTTCGATCCTTCCACCGGCGCACAGGCGGGCGAGGTGCTCCTCGCCTCCGCCGCCACGGTGGGCGAGGCGGTCGCCGCCGCCGCCGCCGCCTTCCCCGGCTGGGCCGACACGCCGCCGCTGACCCGCGCGCGCATCATGTTCAGGTTCAAGGCCCTGCTGGAGCGCGACATCGACGCGCTCGCCGCCGCCATCACCCGCGAGCACGGCAAGACCTTCGAGGACGCCAAGGGCGAGGTGACGCGCGGCATCGAGGTGGTCGAGTTCGCCTGCGGCATCCCGCACCTCGTGCGCGGCGACTTCACCGAGCAGGTGGCGCGCGGCGTCGACGTGTTCTCGGCCCGCCATCCCGTGGGCGTGGTGGCCGGCATCACCCCGTTCAACTTCCCCGTCATGGTGCCGATGTGGATGTTCCCGGTGGCGCTCGCCTGCGGCAACGCCTTCGTGCTCAAGCCCTCCGAGAAGGACCCGACCCCCTCGCTGATGCTGGCCGAACTGCTGGCCGAGGCCGGCCTGCCGGCCGGCGTGTTCAACGTGGTGCAGGGCGACAAGGAAGCGGTCGACACGCTGCTGACCCACCCGGATGTCGCTGCGGTGAGCTTCGTCGGCTCCACCGCCATCGGCGAATATGTCTACAAGACCGCCGCTGCGGCGGGTAAGCGCGCGCAGGCCCTGTGCGGCGCCAAGAACCACCTTGTGGTCATGCCCGACGCCGATCTCGACAAGACCGTCGACGCCCTGATGGGCGCCGGCTACGGCTCGGCCGGCGAGCGCTGCATGGCGGTGTCGGTGGCGGTCGCCGTCGGTGGCGTCGGCGACGCGCTGCTGGAGAAGCTGGTGCCGAAGGTGCGCGCGCTCAAGGTCGGCCCCGGTCTCGACCCCGACAGCGAGATGGGCCCGCTGGTGACGAAGGAGCATCTGGCCAAGGTCCGCGGCTATATCGACGATGGCGTCGCCGCCGGCGCCAGGCTCGTCGTCGACGGGCGCGACCTCAAGCTCCAGGGCTACGAGAACGGCTACTTCCTCGGCGGCACGCTGTTCGACGAGGTGACGCCGCAGATGAAGATCTACAAGGAAGAGATCTTCGGCCCGGTGCTCTCGGTGGTGCGCGTGCCGCGCTACGACGACGCGCTCAAGCTGGTCAACGACCACGAATACGGCAACGGCGCCGCCATCTTCACCCGCGACGGCGACGCCGCGCGCGCCTTCGACCGCGACGCGAAGGCCGGCATGATCGGCATCAACGTGCCGATCCCGGTGCCGGTGGCGTTCCATTCCTTCGGCGGCTGGAAGCGGTCGATCTTCGGCGATCGCAACGTCTACGGCATGGAGGGCGTCGGCTTCTACACCAAGCTGAAGACCACCACTGCGCGCTGGCCGACCGGCATCCGCGAGGGCGCCCAGTTCGTCATGCCGACCAGCGGCTGA
- a CDS encoding nucleoside deaminase, with the protein MDRASDEDMMGEALAEAALALEAGVFPVGAVLARGGRILGRARKTMASNHLSHAEMNLFHRVFMGDYRFARADGLTLYTTLEPCVMCFGTLLHLPITRLVFAMEDAYGGCASVTLNGAPPRHQHRPVEIAGGVRRSEARALFATFLDTTSEPFWREGGAPPFQTAVRGEPVQF; encoded by the coding sequence ATGGACCGGGCGAGCGACGAAGACATGATGGGGGAGGCGCTGGCGGAGGCGGCCCTGGCCCTCGAGGCGGGCGTGTTTCCCGTCGGCGCGGTGCTGGCGCGGGGAGGGCGGATTCTCGGCCGCGCCCGCAAGACCATGGCGTCGAACCATCTCAGCCATGCCGAGATGAACCTGTTCCACCGGGTGTTCATGGGCGATTACCGCTTCGCGCGCGCGGACGGCCTCACCCTCTACACCACGCTGGAGCCCTGCGTGATGTGCTTCGGCACGCTACTGCACCTGCCGATCACGCGGCTGGTTTTCGCGATGGAGGACGCCTATGGCGGCTGCGCCTCGGTGACGCTCAACGGCGCGCCGCCGCGCCACCAGCACCGCCCGGTGGAGATTGCCGGAGGCGTGCGCCGCAGCGAGGCGCGGGCGCTGTTCGCGACCTTTCTCGACACCACGTCGGAGCCGTTCTGGCGCGAGGGCGGCGCCCCGCCCTTCCAGACGGCGGTGCGGGGCGAACCGGTGCAGTTCTAG
- a CDS encoding prephenate/arogenate dehydrogenase family protein: MVLDPPLSSPIVGRLTVIGIGLIGSSILRAAKARGLAGTLVAYDGAEVVRDRALALGLADLVAATPEQAVRDADIVILCVPVGAMGAVAEAIAPHLKADAIVSDVGSVKGAVVSALRAHLPGNVHIVPGHPVAGTEYSGPDAGFATLFKNRWSILTPPEGTDPAAVERLAALWAAMGANVETMTPEHHDLVLAITSHVPHLIAYNIVGTAADLEAVTQSEVIKYSAGGFRDFTRIAASDPTMWRDVFLNNREAVIEVLGRFTEDLIALQRAIRWAEGDKLFDLFTRTRAIRRSIIEIGQETAAPDFGRTHE, translated from the coding sequence ATGGTGCTTGATCCCCCGCTGTCGAGCCCGATCGTCGGCCGGCTCACCGTCATCGGAATCGGCCTGATCGGCTCGTCGATCCTGCGCGCGGCGAAGGCGCGCGGGCTCGCCGGCACGCTGGTCGCCTATGACGGCGCGGAGGTCGTGCGCGACCGCGCGCTGGCGCTCGGCCTCGCCGATCTCGTCGCCGCGACGCCGGAGCAGGCGGTGCGCGACGCCGATATCGTGATCCTGTGCGTGCCGGTCGGCGCGATGGGCGCGGTGGCGGAAGCCATCGCCCCGCATCTCAAGGCCGACGCCATCGTCTCCGACGTCGGCTCGGTGAAGGGCGCCGTGGTGAGCGCGCTGCGCGCGCATCTGCCCGGCAATGTCCACATCGTCCCCGGCCATCCGGTGGCGGGCACGGAATATTCGGGGCCGGATGCGGGCTTCGCGACGCTGTTCAAGAACCGCTGGTCGATCCTCACCCCGCCGGAGGGAACCGACCCGGCGGCGGTGGAGCGCCTCGCGGCGCTGTGGGCGGCGATGGGCGCCAATGTCGAGACCATGACGCCGGAGCACCACGATCTGGTGCTGGCCATCACCTCGCATGTGCCGCACCTGATCGCCTACAACATCGTCGGCACGGCGGCGGACCTCGAGGCGGTCACGCAGTCGGAGGTTATCAAGTACTCGGCCGGCGGCTTCCGCGACTTCACCCGCATCGCAGCGTCCGACCCGACCATGTGGCGCGACGTGTTTCTCAACAACCGCGAGGCGGTGATCGAGGTGCTGGGGCGCTTCACCGAGGACCTGATCGCGCTTCAGCGGGCGATACGCTGGGCCGAGGGCGACAAGCTGTTCGACCTGTTCACCCGCACCCGCGCCATACGCCGCTCGATCATCGAGATCGGGCAGGAGACGGCGGCGCCGGACTTCGGCCGCACGCACGAATAA